Proteins co-encoded in one Thermococcus sp. genomic window:
- the rpl4p gene encoding 50S ribosomal protein L4, with translation MKVKVFNLEGEAVEEIELPKVFSTPYRPDLIKRAVIASWTHRIQPQGRSPYAGKRRVTENIGKGHGMARVERIKTSPRFAAFVPFAVGGRRTHPPKVEKIIWEDINKKERRLAIMSAIAATANYDLVKGRGHVVDNVPQVPIIVTDDLEKIFKTAQTREIFKKLGVWEDIERAKRNTKIRAGKGKMRGRRYKKAKGPLVVVAKNEGIVQGARNHPGVDVVTVENLGVELLAPGTHPGRLTLWTKGAIEKLREIYG, from the coding sequence ATGAAGGTTAAGGTTTTCAATCTCGAAGGCGAGGCTGTTGAGGAGATCGAACTTCCCAAGGTCTTCAGCACTCCTTACAGGCCCGATCTTATTAAGAGAGCAGTCATCGCTTCGTGGACCCACAGGATACAGCCCCAAGGAAGGAGTCCCTACGCTGGCAAGAGAAGGGTCACCGAGAACATCGGAAAGGGCCATGGTATGGCGAGGGTTGAGAGGATAAAGACCTCACCGAGGTTCGCAGCGTTCGTTCCATTCGCAGTTGGTGGAAGGAGAACTCACCCGCCGAAGGTCGAGAAGATAATCTGGGAGGATATTAACAAGAAGGAACGCAGGCTTGCCATCATGAGCGCCATAGCGGCAACCGCTAACTACGACCTCGTTAAGGGGAGAGGCCATGTCGTTGACAATGTCCCGCAGGTGCCAATCATAGTCACCGACGACCTTGAAAAAATCTTCAAGACCGCCCAGACCAGGGAGATATTCAAGAAGCTCGGCGTCTGGGAGGACATCGAGAGAGCCAAGAGGAACACCAAGATCCGCGCTGGAAAGGGCAAGATGCGCGGAAGGCGCTACAAGAAGGCCAAGGGGCCACTCGTTGTCGTTGCAAAGAACGAGGGCATCGTCCAAGGAGCTAGGAACCACCCAGGTGTTGATGTGGTAACGGTTGAGAACCTTGGTGTTGAACTGCTCGCTCCGGGTACCCACCCCGGAAGGCTTACTCTCTGGACGAAGGGGGCCATAGAGAAGCTTAGGGAGATCTACGGGTGA
- a CDS encoding 50S ribosomal protein L23: protein MDPYKVIVRPVVTEKAVAIIENENKLTFIVDKRATKQDIKRTVEEMFEVKVEKVNILITMWGEKKAYVKLKPEYSASEVAARIGLF, encoded by the coding sequence ATGGACCCATACAAGGTTATCGTAAGGCCGGTTGTCACGGAGAAGGCCGTGGCCATTATCGAGAACGAGAACAAGCTCACCTTCATAGTAGATAAGAGGGCTACCAAGCAGGACATCAAGAGAACCGTGGAAGAGATGTTCGAGGTTAAGGTTGAGAAGGTCAACATCCTCATCACCATGTGGGGAGAGAAAAAGGCCTACGTGAAGCTCAAGCCCGAGTACAGCGCAAGTGAGGTTGCTGCCAGGATAGGATTGTTCTGA
- a CDS encoding 50S ribosomal protein L2 has product MGKSLIQQRRGKGTTTFRAPSHRYRGAVKYVPLNLTKEKTLVGKVVEILHDPGRTAPVARVKFENGTEKLIIAPEGILVGEEISIGPNAPIKIGNTLPLALIPEGSYVYDIEGVPGDGGKYVRAGGAYALVVGKEKDKVIVQLPSGELRQFKPTCRATIGVVAGGGRLEKPLIKAGKAYYIAKARNRFWPKPRGVKMNAVNHPHGGKEHHIGRPSTVSRSAPPGRKVGHIAARRTGRRK; this is encoded by the coding sequence ATGGGGAAGAGTTTGATTCAGCAGAGGAGAGGTAAGGGAACCACGACCTTTAGGGCGCCGTCCCATAGGTACAGGGGTGCCGTCAAGTACGTTCCGCTCAATCTTACCAAGGAGAAGACCCTGGTTGGAAAGGTCGTTGAGATACTCCACGACCCGGGAAGAACCGCCCCGGTAGCCCGCGTTAAGTTCGAGAACGGCACCGAGAAGCTCATCATAGCCCCAGAGGGAATCCTCGTCGGTGAGGAGATCTCGATAGGGCCGAACGCTCCGATCAAGATCGGCAACACCCTCCCGCTTGCATTGATACCGGAGGGAAGCTATGTCTACGACATCGAGGGAGTTCCAGGTGACGGAGGAAAGTATGTTAGAGCGGGCGGTGCCTACGCTCTCGTCGTTGGCAAGGAGAAAGACAAGGTCATAGTTCAACTCCCGAGCGGTGAACTCAGGCAGTTCAAGCCAACCTGCAGGGCCACCATCGGTGTGGTTGCTGGCGGGGGCAGGCTTGAGAAACCCCTCATCAAGGCAGGAAAGGCTTACTACATAGCCAAGGCTCGCAACAGGTTCTGGCCGAAGCCGAGAGGTGTTAAGATGAACGCCGTTAATCACCCGCACGGTGGTAAGGAGCATCACATTGGAAGGCCTTCAACCGTTTCGAGGAGCGCCCCGCCGGGAAGGAAGGTCGGCCACATAGCCGCGAGAAGAACTGGTAGGAGGAAGTGA
- a CDS encoding 30S ribosomal protein S19 yields MARKKEFKYRGYTFEELLNMSLEEFAKLLPSRQRRSLKRGLSPEQKKLLRKIRLAKKGKYKKPIRTHSRDMVVLPEMVGITIHIYNGKEFVPIEVKEEMVGHYLGEFALTRKIVQHGSPGVGATRSSMFVAVK; encoded by the coding sequence ATGGCGAGAAAAAAGGAGTTTAAGTACAGGGGTTACACCTTCGAGGAACTGCTCAACATGTCACTCGAGGAGTTTGCCAAGCTCCTTCCAAGCAGGCAGAGGAGGAGCCTCAAGCGCGGTCTTTCCCCGGAGCAGAAGAAGCTACTCAGGAAGATAAGGCTCGCCAAGAAGGGCAAGTATAAGAAGCCGATAAGGACCCACAGCAGGGACATGGTTGTCCTTCCGGAGATGGTTGGTATCACCATCCACATCTACAACGGGAAGGAGTTCGTTCCGATAGAGGTCAAGGAAGAGATGGTAGGTCACTACCTCGGCGAGTTCGCACTCACGAGGAAGATAGTCCAGCACGGGTCACCTGGTGTTGGTGCTACCAGGTCATCGATGTTCGTTGCTGTAAAGTGA
- the rplV gene encoding 50S ribosomal protein L22 translates to MSKGRFSYSFQNFDPERMARASGRDLRMSPKHSVELLREIRGMMLNDALRYLDDVIALRRPVPLKKHYDSQGHKPGRGFGPGRYPVKVAKAVKKVLLNAKNNAEQKGLDADRLKIVHAATHSGPVLRGYIPKAFGRATPFNEQTTHIEIVVEEIRR, encoded by the coding sequence ATGAGCAAGGGCAGGTTTTCCTACTCATTTCAAAATTTTGACCCCGAGAGAATGGCAAGGGCGAGCGGGAGGGACCTTCGCATGTCCCCCAAGCACAGCGTCGAGCTGCTCAGGGAGATCAGGGGCATGATGCTCAACGACGCCCTTCGCTACCTCGACGACGTCATTGCTTTGAGGAGGCCGGTTCCACTCAAGAAGCACTACGACAGTCAGGGCCACAAGCCGGGCAGAGGTTTCGGTCCAGGCCGCTACCCGGTCAAGGTTGCCAAGGCCGTCAAGAAGGTTCTTTTGAACGCCAAGAACAACGCCGAGCAGAAGGGCCTCGATGCGGACAGGCTTAAGATAGTCCACGCGGCAACCCACAGCGGACCTGTTTTAAGGGGTTACATTCCGAAGGCCTTTGGAAGGGCGACACCTTTCAACGAGCAGACTACTCATATAGAGATAGTCGTCGAGGAGATTAGGAGGTGA
- a CDS encoding 30S ribosomal protein S3 → MAIERYFIRENVKEMLIDEYLEKELRRAGYGGLDIKKTPLGTKVVIFAASPGYVIGRGGRRIRELTRTLEREFNLENPQIEVEEIKNPYLNAKVQAVRLAQALERGIHFRRAAYSAIRAIMRNGARGVEIRLSGKLTGERAKSVRFYQGYLAKVGNPAETLVSRGYAQARLKLGVIGVKVSIMPPDVKLPDEIEVIDKVQEEVNANEAE, encoded by the coding sequence TTGGCAATCGAGAGATACTTCATCAGGGAAAATGTTAAGGAGATGCTCATCGATGAGTACCTCGAGAAGGAGCTTAGGAGAGCCGGCTACGGCGGCCTTGACATAAAGAAGACCCCACTCGGAACCAAGGTCGTCATCTTTGCCGCAAGCCCAGGCTACGTTATAGGCAGAGGTGGGAGGAGAATAAGGGAACTCACGAGAACCCTTGAGAGGGAGTTTAACCTTGAGAATCCTCAGATAGAGGTCGAGGAGATAAAGAACCCCTACCTCAACGCCAAGGTCCAGGCCGTCAGGCTCGCCCAGGCCCTCGAGAGGGGCATCCACTTCAGGAGGGCGGCCTACTCCGCCATAAGGGCCATCATGAGGAACGGTGCCAGGGGTGTAGAGATAAGGCTTAGTGGAAAGCTCACCGGTGAGAGGGCCAAGAGCGTCAGGTTCTACCAGGGCTACCTCGCCAAGGTCGGAAACCCCGCCGAGACCCTCGTCAGCAGGGGCTATGCCCAGGCTAGGCTCAAGCTCGGTGTCATTGGTGTCAAAGTCTCGATCATGCCGCCTGACGTCAAGCTCCCGGACGAGATAGAGGTCATCGACAAGGTTCAGGAAGAGGTGAACGCCAATGAAGCCGAGTGA
- the rpmC gene encoding 50S ribosomal protein L29, with protein sequence MKPSEIREMGLDEMEKKLKELRLELAKEKGVLTMGASVENPMVIRDLRRDIARLLTIKKEKLREKR encoded by the coding sequence ATGAAGCCGAGTGAGATTAGAGAGATGGGCCTCGATGAGATGGAGAAGAAGCTCAAGGAGCTTAGGCTTGAGCTTGCCAAGGAGAAAGGAGTGCTCACCATGGGGGCCTCAGTTGAGAACCCCATGGTCATCCGTGACCTCAGGCGCGATATCGCGCGCCTGCTTACCATAAAGAAGGAGAAGCTTAGGGAGAAAAGGTGA
- the yciH gene encoding stress response translation initiation inhibitor YciH has translation MLFKEVLKEQQRIRVYIEKARYGKLKTIIEGIDEKEFDLDEIAKKLKAKLACGGTVKKGRIELQGDHRDRIKKLLGELGFSEELVEVE, from the coding sequence ATGCTCTTTAAGGAGGTCCTGAAGGAGCAGCAGAGGATACGGGTCTACATAGAGAAGGCCCGCTACGGAAAGCTGAAAACAATAATCGAGGGAATAGACGAAAAAGAGTTCGACCTAGATGAGATAGCAAAGAAACTGAAGGCGAAGCTGGCATGTGGCGGAACCGTAAAGAAAGGAAGAATAGAACTCCAAGGCGATCACCGGGACAGGATCAAGAAGTTGCTTGGAGAACTTGGGTTTTCCGAGGAACTCGTGGAGGTCGAGTGA
- a CDS encoding ribonuclease P protein component 1, producing MWRNRKERKNRTPRRSPGQDQEVAWRTWVFRGTRGGRVTAKNIVWHELIGLKAKIIRASHPGLVGIEGYVLDETRNTLTIGGERVWVILKDVVYLEFEVGDKRIRINGKELIGRPEMRLKKRWRK from the coding sequence ATGTGGCGGAACCGTAAAGAAAGGAAGAATAGAACTCCAAGGCGATCACCGGGACAGGATCAAGAAGTTGCTTGGAGAACTTGGGTTTTCCGAGGAACTCGTGGAGGTCGAGTGACGGCGAAGAACATCGTCTGGCACGAACTCATAGGGCTGAAAGCAAAGATTATAAGGGCATCCCATCCAGGGCTGGTTGGCATCGAGGGCTACGTCCTTGACGAGACGAGGAACACCCTCACCATCGGCGGTGAGAGGGTGTGGGTTATCCTGAAGGACGTGGTTTACCTTGAGTTTGAGGTTGGCGATAAAAGGATCCGAATCAACGGAAAAGAGCTGATTGGAAGACCCGAGATGAGACTGAAGAAGAGGTGGAGAAAATGA
- a CDS encoding 30S ribosomal protein S17 gives MREIGLKVQPPAEKCDDPHCPWHGHLKIHGRYFEGVVVSDKGKKTIVVERQYYHYLKKYERYELRRSKVHAHNPECIDAKVGDRVLIAETRPISKTKSWVVVAITKRAGER, from the coding sequence ATGAGAGAGATTGGATTGAAGGTTCAGCCTCCCGCTGAGAAATGTGACGATCCCCACTGTCCCTGGCATGGACACCTCAAGATCCACGGCAGGTACTTTGAGGGAGTAGTCGTCAGCGACAAGGGGAAGAAGACCATCGTCGTCGAGAGACAGTATTACCACTACCTCAAGAAGTATGAGAGGTATGAACTTAGGAGGAGCAAGGTTCATGCCCATAACCCGGAGTGCATTGACGCCAAAGTTGGCGACCGCGTCCTCATCGCGGAGACCAGACCGATAAGCAAGACCAAGAGTTGGGTCGTCGTTGCCATCACCAAGAGGGCCGGCGAGAGGTGA
- a CDS encoding 50S ribosomal protein L14, with translation MAKKGAGATRGISPVRPTRALPVGAYLKVADNSGAKVIQIIGVVGYKGTRRRLASAGVGDMVIAAVKKGRPDIRHQVVRAVVVRQRKEYRRLDGMRVKFEDNAAAIVTPEGVPRGTEIRGAIAREAAERWVRLGSIASIVL, from the coding sequence ATGGCGAAGAAGGGTGCTGGAGCAACTAGGGGAATAAGCCCAGTCAGGCCTACGAGGGCACTGCCAGTTGGCGCTTACCTCAAGGTCGCCGACAACAGCGGCGCCAAGGTCATTCAGATAATTGGTGTCGTTGGATACAAGGGCACTAGGAGAAGGCTCGCTTCGGCCGGCGTTGGCGACATGGTCATAGCTGCCGTCAAGAAGGGAAGGCCGGACATCAGGCACCAAGTCGTCAGGGCCGTTGTCGTCAGGCAGAGGAAGGAGTACAGAAGGCTCGACGGCATGCGCGTTAAGTTCGAGGACAATGCTGCAGCCATAGTCACCCCAGAGGGCGTCCCGAGGGGTACCGAGATCAGGGGTGCCATAGCCAGGGAGGCTGCCGAGAGATGGGTCAGGCTCGGTAGCATAGCGAGCATAGTGTTGTGA
- the rplX gene encoding 50S ribosomal protein L24 has translation MKLDTKQPRKQRKFLHNAPLHLRGKIMAATLSSELRSKYGTRSMPIRVGDKVKIMRGDFKGKEGKVMEIDLNGYEIHIEGVTHKKTDGTEVYYPVHPSNVMIVDLNLDDEKREKIIKRRAG, from the coding sequence ATGAAACTCGATACGAAACAACCGAGGAAGCAGAGGAAGTTCCTCCACAACGCTCCCCTTCATCTTAGGGGTAAGATAATGGCCGCCACCCTAAGTTCCGAACTTAGGAGCAAGTACGGAACAAGGAGCATGCCCATCAGGGTTGGTGATAAGGTCAAGATCATGCGCGGCGACTTCAAGGGCAAGGAAGGCAAGGTCATGGAGATTGACCTTAATGGGTATGAGATTCACATAGAGGGCGTTACCCACAAGAAGACCGATGGCACCGAGGTTTACTATCCTGTTCACCCGTCGAACGTTATGATAGTTGATCTCAACCTCGACGATGAGAAGAGAGAAAAGATAATTAAGAGGAGGGCTGGCTGA
- a CDS encoding 30S ribosomal protein S4e — protein MARKGAKRHLKRLAAPNQWYIHRKEYKWAVRPRTGPHSMKTSIPLLYIVRDYLGYAKTAREARRILNEGKVLVDGRVRKDYKFPVGIMDVISIPETGEHYRVLPNRIGKLILHPITEKEAGIKPLRISNKRMVKSAKVQLNLHDGSNHLVTMDEKDKYMTAYTVLMKIPEREVIEVLPFEVGSYVFVTQGKNVARKGKVVEVRQFPMGWPDVVTIEDENGELFDTLKEYAFVVGKEKPEISLP, from the coding sequence ATGGCGCGGAAGGGAGCCAAGAGACACCTTAAGAGACTTGCCGCTCCGAATCAGTGGTACATCCATAGGAAGGAATACAAATGGGCGGTCAGGCCAAGGACTGGGCCGCACAGCATGAAGACCTCAATACCTCTGCTCTACATAGTCAGGGACTACCTTGGCTATGCGAAGACCGCCCGCGAGGCGAGGAGGATACTCAATGAGGGTAAGGTTCTCGTTGACGGCCGCGTTAGGAAGGACTACAAGTTCCCGGTCGGTATAATGGACGTCATATCCATCCCCGAGACCGGTGAGCACTACAGAGTCCTTCCGAACAGGATAGGCAAGCTCATACTCCACCCGATAACAGAGAAGGAAGCCGGGATAAAGCCGCTTAGGATAAGCAACAAGAGAATGGTCAAGAGCGCGAAGGTTCAGCTCAACCTCCACGACGGAAGTAACCACCTCGTCACCATGGATGAAAAGGACAAATACATGACCGCCTACACCGTCCTCATGAAGATTCCGGAGAGGGAGGTCATAGAGGTTCTCCCATTCGAGGTCGGTTCCTACGTCTTCGTTACACAGGGTAAGAACGTCGCGAGGAAGGGCAAGGTCGTTGAAGTCAGGCAGTTCCCAATGGGATGGCCGGACGTCGTCACCATCGAGGACGAGAACGGCGAGCTCTTCGACACCCTGAAGGAGTACGCCTTCGTCGTTGGAAAGGAGAAGCCGGAGATTTCCCTTCCGTGA